The following proteins are co-located in the Sphaeramia orbicularis chromosome 24, fSphaOr1.1, whole genome shotgun sequence genome:
- the col10a1b gene encoding collagen alpha-1(X) chain, translating to MDLRVASVLLVLVALAEATPERYYHVKKAPYPTKTHTVAGAPGAQGPPGEPGPMGPPGPPGKSGVGHTGPQGPPGPPGPPGYSQAGKPGAPGAPGKPGTPGIPGEKGATGATGHMGPRGAPGTPGTPGPAGLSAVGKPGPAGFPGAMGPRGEPGLKGHPGVPGVPGLKGEKGIGVPGVQGPSGPVGPMGPTGMPGKPGVGKPGATGYPGEPGKSGMPGRDGAPGPMGPQGPKGHTGAPGQGAPGKPGQNGTPGMPGPMGAKGPQGPAGQPGSPGMPGVGKTGEPGIPGSRGSPGSPGTTGQKGEPGPTGFTGQPGAPGQIGPAGPQGARGFQGEAGPAGPKGDIGMVGAPGPRGTKGEQGAQGFTGKPGTPGAVGPAGLPGHHGAQGPKGSPGHAGAPGLPGPSGAPGLKGHTGSPGAPGKPGESGRPGPMGPVGPSGPVGPAGLKGHPGLPGPPGPAGMTAKGIAGPQGPPGIPGARGQDGLPGPVGPPGPPGPPGETIYHHEKSMPIKSHEVVMPHEMMKAPMSAFSAVLTTAYPPAGAPIQFSQVLYNGEHHYDAHSGVFTCQIPGLYYFSYHMHVNGANALVALYRNEEPVLFTYDEYNKGFLDQMSGSAVLMLHAGDRVYVQVPDEESNGIFAADNVHCVFSGFLIAST from the exons ATGGACCTGAGGGTAGCCAGCGTCCTCCTCGTCCTCGTGGCTTTGGCTGAGGCGACCCCTGAACGCTATTACCATGTGAAGAAGGCCCCCTACCCCACTAAAACCCACA CCGTTGCAGGTGCACCAGGTGCTCAAGGTCCACCAGGTGAGCCAGGACCAATGGGCCCACCCGGACCTCCTGGTAAAAGTGGTGTAGGACATACTGGACCACAAGGCCCacctggacctcctggacccCCTGGCTACTCACAAGCTGGTAAACCCGGTGCCCCAGGTGCCCCTGGTAAACCAGGTACCCCTGGAATCCCTGGAGAAAAAGGTGCAACTGGTGCAACTGGACATATGGGTCCCAGAGGTGCACCTGGCACACCTGGAACCCCAGGACCTGCTGGACTTTCAGCTGTTGGCAAACCTGGACCAGCTGGTTTCCCTGGAGCAATGGGACCAAGAGGAGAGCCTGGTTTGAAGGGACATCCTGGTGTTCCTGGTGTTCCTGGTTTGAAGGGAGAGAAAGGCATTGGAGTTCCTGGTGTTCAAGGACCCTCAGGTCCTGTTGGACCAATGGGCCCCACTGGTATGCCTGGCAAACCTGGAGTTGGTAAGCCTGGTGCCACTGGCTATCCTGGTGAACCAGGCAAATCTGGCATGCCAGGAAGAGATGGTGCCCCAGGCCCAATGGGTCCACAAGGACCAAAGGGTCACACTGGTGCTCCAGGCCAAGGAGCACCAGGAAAACCAGGTCAGAATGGTACCCCAGGTATGCCTGGACCTATGGGAGCTAAAGGTCCACAGGGTCCAGCTGGCCAGCCAGGTTCCCCTGGTATGCCTGGTGTTGGTAAAACAGGTGAGCCTGGAATCCCAGGTAGCAGAGGTTCTCCTGGTTCTCCAGGAACCACAGGTCAGAAGGGAGAACCTGGTcctactggttttactggtcaacCAGGTGCTCCTGGTCAAATTGGCCCAGCTGGTCCACAAGGTGCCAGAGGATTCCAGGGTGAGGCTGGCCCAGCAGGACCAAAAGGTGACATCGGTATGGTTGGCGCACCAGGACCTAGGGGAACCAAGGGTGAACAGGGAGCTCAGGGATTCACAGGAAAACCAGGTACTCCAGGGGCTGTAGGTCCTGCAGGACTTCCAGGTCATCATGGTGCACAGGGTCCAAAGGGTTCACCAGGCCATGCTGGTGCCCCAGGACTCCCAGGCCCAAGTGGTGCTCCAGGATTAAAAGGACATACAGGTAGCCCAGGAGCCCCTGGAAAACCCGGTGAAAGCGGACGCCCAGGACCTATGGGACCAGTTGGTCCTTCTGGTCCAGTTGGACCTGCAGGATTGAAAGGTCATCCAGGTCTTCCCGGCCCACCAGGCCCTGCTGGCATGACAGCTAAGGGAATTGCTGGTCCTCAAGGTCCACCTGGAATTCCAGGTGCCAGAGGTCAAGATGGTCTCCCAGGTCCTGTTGGTCCTCCTGGTCCACCTGGCCCACCAGGAGAGACAATCTACCACCATGAGAAGAGCATGCCCATCAAGTCCCACGAGGTTGTGATGCCTCATGAAATGATGAAGGCTCCTATGTCCGCCTTCAGTGCTGTGCTGACCACGGCCTACCCCCCGGCTGGAGCCCCTATTCAGTTCAGCCAGGTTTTGTACAATGGGGAGCACCATTATGATGCCCACAGTGGGGTGTTCACCTGCCAGATCCCAGGTCTCTACTATTTCAGCTATCACATGCATGTCAATGGTGCCAACGCATTAGTGGCCCTCTACAGGAACGAGGAGCCCGTCCTTTTCACCTATGACGAGTACAACAAAGGCTTCCTGGATCAGATGTCAGGCAGCGCTGTTCTTATGCTACATGCAGGTGACAGAGTCTACGTCCAGGTCCCTGATGAGGAGAGTAACGGTATATTTGCGGCGGATAATGTTCACTGTGTTTTCTCTGGGTTCTTGATTGCCTCTACGTGA